The Nomascus leucogenys isolate Asia chromosome 16, Asia_NLE_v1, whole genome shotgun sequence genome includes a region encoding these proteins:
- the PCMTD1 gene encoding protein-L-isoaspartate O-methyltransferase domain-containing protein 1 isoform X3 — protein MKILLKVGGILVMPIEDQLTQIMRTGQNTWESKNILAVSFAPLVQPSKNDNGKPDSVGLPPCAVRNLQDLARIYIRRTLRNFINDEMQAKGIPQRAPPKRKRKRVKQRINTYVFVGNQLIPQPLDSEEDEKMEEDNKEEEEKDHSEAMKPEEPPQNLLREKIMKLPLPESLKAYLTYFRDK, from the exons ATGAAAATATTACTAAAAGTTGGAGGCATATTAGTCATGCCTATAGAGGATCAG tTAACACAAATTATGCGGACTGGACAGAACACTTGGGAAAGTAAAAATATCCTTGCTGTTTCATTTGCTCCACTTGTGCAACCAAGTAAGAATGATAATGGCAAACCAGATTCTGTAGGACTCC CTCCCTGTGCTGTCAGGAATCTACAGGACTTGGCTCGTATTTACATTCGACGCACACTTAGAAATTTCATAAATGATGAGATGCAGGCCAAGGGGATTCCTCAAAGGGCTCcacccaaaaggaaaagaaagagagttaAACAGAGAATTAACACTTACGTATTTGTGGGTAATCAGCTTATTCCTCAGCCTCTAGACAGTGAGGAGGatgaaaaaatggaagaagataacaaagaagaggaagaaaaagatcacAGTGAAGCGATGAAGCCAGAGGAGCCACCTCAAAATTTACTGAGAGAAAAAATCATGAAGCTGCCCCTCCCTGAATCTTTAAAAGCTTACTTGACATATTTTAGAGACAAATAA